One genomic window of Pseudopipra pipra isolate bDixPip1 chromosome 17, bDixPip1.hap1, whole genome shotgun sequence includes the following:
- the SALL4 gene encoding sal-like protein 4 isoform X1, whose protein sequence is MSRRKQAKPQHINSEEQPPDAASGSPQDVPGDRDGEMSSKRCRVEETKICEKCCAEFFVLSEFLEHKKNCTKNPPVLIMNDSEGTVPPESFSEASLGNFPSDRMDSRTRKDIQAKGCTGSMEKREGKTDAESVGGMYLKIEPPVTPAAPGLSYLPKSKVPNTNVTLQTIRGTKVAVNQRTSDAISSSAASFNAIPMILEQLVCLQQQQLQQIQLTEQIRIQIAMMAPHALHPSIAAATDPLKALGAHMSQQLSAAVALIGQKAGSQSLSLESLKQGKLPHSNTGIAAASSLAAGLSSSFPLKPEGSRSLPGSISQFPNPLLPQSSNSVIFQNPLSAVSSVIDSSKKGKGKPPNISVSESKPNAEEPFFKHKCKFCGKVFGNDSALQIHLRSHTGERPYKCNICGNRFTTKGNLKVHFQRHKDKYPHIKMNPYPVPEHLDNVPTSTGIPYGMSVPLDESNLIVDSKPLLTTLPTSAATGAPQTISSLAGIKESLPGTFSSDLQSRPSPESEGGSSSSGAVGHESGTEQSLSSPQATCSVSIFHVSGSNEQGSETSKLQQLVENIDKSTADPNECLICHRVLSCQSSLKMHYRTHTGERPFKCKICGRAFSTKGNLKTHYGVHRANTPLKMQHSCPICQKKFTNAVVLQQHIRMHMGGQIPNTPMPENTCDSTDVDPAVAEKNGDISRQDETVESIEMEEDMDAQDGPRSSSKPPTPYDAQSESPATAASFSGVTALENQMKIVTSLNLQRQSSLKSSDNGSAESDGMTNDSSSVAGDPDYQNGRSPAASESASLQALSPANSQAESVRSKSPAFNSQEDSGTGNKTEGPESAPAEMEGVVGALDLTYGNIGRKVIKEEPGLHFANGEYGRSSIPAAFVRASPALIKMEMPSDRPISTGHFIGPPALSPGVAPLLVPRPKFCRPAKQHICTTCGKNFSSASALQIHERTHTGEKPFACTICGRAFTTKGNLKVHVGTHMWNNSARRGRRLSIDNPMALLGNDPKKISDMFPKDVFPVPPSASIDPTVWNQYAAVLSNGIAMKTNEISVIQSGGLPTLPVTIGGGSAINTATVSKIDGTQSGTGSETEKASGAAADNVPKHQFPHFMEENKIAVS, encoded by the exons ATGTCGCGACGGAAGCAGGCGAAGCCCCAGCACATCAACTCCGAGGAGCAGCCCCCAGATGCTGCAAGTG ggAGTCCACAAGACGTCCCAGGTGATAGAGATGGCGAAATGAGTTCCAAAAGGTGCCGCGTGGAGGAAACtaaaatctgtgagaaatgCTGTGCAGAATTCTTTGTTCTCTCTGAATTCCTTGAGCATAAGAAAAATTGCACTAAAAATCCACCTGTTCTAATCATGAATGACAGTGAGGGAACAGTACCCCCTGAGAGCTTCTCTGAAGCTTCTCTAGGGAACTTCCCAAGTGACCGAATGGATAGCAGGACACGCAAGGACATTCAGGCAAAGGGCTGCACTGGTTCTatggaaaagagagaaggaaaaacgGATGCTGAATCAGTTGGAGGAATGTACCTTAAAATAGAACCCCCTGTCACGCCTGCGGCTCCTGGGCTAAGCTATCTACCAAAATCCAAAGTACCAAACACTAATGTGACTTTGCAGACGATACGTGGCACTAAAGTGGCTGTGAACCAGCGGACCTCCGATGCCATCTCTTCCTCAGCAGCCAGTTTCAATGCTATCCCCATGATCCTGGAGCAGCTCGtgtgtttgcagcagcagcaactccAGCAGATTCAGCTGACGGAGCAGATCCGCATTCAGATTGCCATGATGGCTCCCCATGCCCTGCATCCTTCTATAGCAGCTGCTACTGATCCACTAAAAGCTCTGGGCGCTCACATGTCTCAGCAGCTGTCGGCTGCTGTGGCTTTAATTGGACAGAAAGCTGGAAGCCAGAGCCTATCACTGGAATCCTTGAAGCAAGGAAAACTACCTCATTCTAACACTGGCATTGCAGCCGCCAGCTCGCTGGCTGCTGGGctgtcctcctccttccccctgaAGCCAGAGGGAAGCCGAAGCCTCCCCGGCTCCATTTCTCAGTTCCCGAATCCTTTGCTACCTCAGTCCTCCAACTCCGTCATCTTCCAGAATCCGCTTTCGGCTGTTTCTTCTGTAATAGATTCCTcaaagaaggggaaggggaaaccTCCCAACATTAGCGTGTCTGAAAGCAAACCGAATGCAGAAGAGCCGTTCTTCAAACACAAGTGTAAATTCTGTGGGAAGGTCTTTGGCAATGACAGTGCCCTGCAGATCCACCTCCGCTCCCACACCGGAGAAAGGCCCTACAAGTGTAACATCTGTGGGAACCGCTTCACAACCAAAGGAAACCTTAAAGTGCATTTTCAGCGTCACAAAGACAAATACCCTCACATAAAGATGAATCCTTACCCGGTTCCTGAGCACCTGGACAATGTTCCCACTAGCACTGGAATCCCGTACGGGATGTCTGTGCCACTGGATGAGTCTAACCTAATTGTGGATAGCAAACCTCTCCTGACAACTCTGCCTACCTCTGCGGCCACGGGTGCACCTCAGACCATCTCCAGCCTAGCAGGCATTAAGGAGTCTCTGCCTGGTACGTTCTCAAGTGATCTGCAGTCAAGGCCGTCTCCAGAAAGTGAGGGTGGCTCCTCCTCATCGGGGGCAGTCGGCCATGAGTCGGGAACAGAGCAGAGCTTGAGCTCACCACAAGCCACCTGCAGTGTGAGCATCTTCCATGTAAGTGGGTCAAACGAGCAGGGCTCAGAGACGTCAAAGCTTCAGCAACTGGTTGAAAATATCGACAAATCTACTGCGGACCCCAACGAGTGCCTGATCTGTCACAGAGTGCTGAGCTGCCAGAGTTCACTCAAAATGCATTATCGTACtcacaccggggagaggccgTTCAAGTGTAAGATCTGTGGCCGTGCTTTCTCCACTAAAGGGAACCTTAAAACTCACTACGGCGTCCACCGGGCCAATACTCCTTTGAAGATGCAACATTCGTGTCCTATTTGCCAGAAGAAGTTTACAAATGCagttgtgctgcagcagcataTCCGCATGCACATGGGGGGACAGATCCCCAACACGCCAATGCCAGAGAACACCTGCGACAGCACCGATGTGGATCCTGCTGTGGCTGAGAAGAACGGAGACATCAGTCGCCAAGATGAGACCGTGGAAAGCATAGAGATGGAAGAGGACATGGACGCTCAGGATGGCCCCAGGAGTTCTTCAAAACCTCCTACTCCGTATGATGCACAATCAGAGTCGCCAGCCACGGCAGCCTCCTTCTCTGGTGTTACTGCCCTGGAGAATCAGATGAAGATCGTCACCTCTTTGAATTTGCAGCGGCAAAGCAGTTTGAAGTCTAGTGACAATGGCTCAGCAGAAAGCGATGGCATGACAAATGATTCGTCTTCTGTGGCAGGAGATCCAGATTATCAGAATGGCAGGAGTCCTGCTGCCTCTGAGTCCGCGTCTCTCCAGGCTCTGTCCCCAGCCAACAGCCAAGCTGAGAGCGTGAGGTCAAAGTCACCTGCCTTCAACAGTCAGGAAGATTCAGGCACGGGAAATAAAACAGAGGGTCCTGAGagtgctcctgcagaaatggaAGGGGTTGTTGGTGCTTTGGATTTAACTTACGGCAACATTGGTCGGAAGGTCATTAAAGAAGAACCCGGGTTACACTTTGCAAATGGAGAATATG GTCGAAGTAGTATTCCAGCTGCTTTTGTGAGAGCCTCCCCAGCCCTGATAAAGATGGAGATGCCCAGCGATCGCCCCATTAGCACTGGCCATTTCATTGGCCCACCAGCTCTGTCCCCTGGGGTTGCCCCTCTCCTCGTGCCACGACCCAAGTTCTGCCGTCCCGCCAAACAGCACATCTGCACTACCTGTGGGAAGAACTTCTCCTCTGCCAGCGCCCTGCAGATCCATGAGCGGACCCACACTGGGGAGAAGCCATTTGCCTGCACCATCTGTGGGAGAGCCTTCACCACAAAAGGAAACCTGAAG GTCCATGTGGGAACTCACATGTGGAATAACTCTGCCAGGCGGGGAAGAAGGCTTTCGATTGATAATCCCATGGCTCTGCTGGGGAATGATCCCAAGAAGATATCTGACATGTTCCCAAAGGATGTGttcccagtgcctccctcaGCGAGCATTGACCCCACGGTGTGGAATCAGTACGCAGCAGTGCTCAGCAATGGCATCGCCATGAAGACCAACGAGATCTCGGTGATCCAGAGCGGTGGTTTGCCCACCCTCCCGGTCACCATCGGGGGTGGCTCGGCCATAAACACTGCTACAGTCTCCAAAATAGATGGGACCCAGTCTGGGACTGGTTCTGAAACAGAGAAGGccagtggtgctgctgcagacaaTGTGCCAAAACACCAGTTCCCTCACTTCATGGAGGAGAACAAAATTGCTGTTAGTTAA
- the SALL4 gene encoding sal-like protein 4 isoform X2, producing MSSKRCRVEETKICEKCCAEFFVLSEFLEHKKNCTKNPPVLIMNDSEGTVPPESFSEASLGNFPSDRMDSRTRKDIQAKGCTGSMEKREGKTDAESVGGMYLKIEPPVTPAAPGLSYLPKSKVPNTNVTLQTIRGTKVAVNQRTSDAISSSAASFNAIPMILEQLVCLQQQQLQQIQLTEQIRIQIAMMAPHALHPSIAAATDPLKALGAHMSQQLSAAVALIGQKAGSQSLSLESLKQGKLPHSNTGIAAASSLAAGLSSSFPLKPEGSRSLPGSISQFPNPLLPQSSNSVIFQNPLSAVSSVIDSSKKGKGKPPNISVSESKPNAEEPFFKHKCKFCGKVFGNDSALQIHLRSHTGERPYKCNICGNRFTTKGNLKVHFQRHKDKYPHIKMNPYPVPEHLDNVPTSTGIPYGMSVPLDESNLIVDSKPLLTTLPTSAATGAPQTISSLAGIKESLPGTFSSDLQSRPSPESEGGSSSSGAVGHESGTEQSLSSPQATCSVSIFHVSGSNEQGSETSKLQQLVENIDKSTADPNECLICHRVLSCQSSLKMHYRTHTGERPFKCKICGRAFSTKGNLKTHYGVHRANTPLKMQHSCPICQKKFTNAVVLQQHIRMHMGGQIPNTPMPENTCDSTDVDPAVAEKNGDISRQDETVESIEMEEDMDAQDGPRSSSKPPTPYDAQSESPATAASFSGVTALENQMKIVTSLNLQRQSSLKSSDNGSAESDGMTNDSSSVAGDPDYQNGRSPAASESASLQALSPANSQAESVRSKSPAFNSQEDSGTGNKTEGPESAPAEMEGVVGALDLTYGNIGRKVIKEEPGLHFANGEYGRSSIPAAFVRASPALIKMEMPSDRPISTGHFIGPPALSPGVAPLLVPRPKFCRPAKQHICTTCGKNFSSASALQIHERTHTGEKPFACTICGRAFTTKGNLKVHVGTHMWNNSARRGRRLSIDNPMALLGNDPKKISDMFPKDVFPVPPSASIDPTVWNQYAAVLSNGIAMKTNEISVIQSGGLPTLPVTIGGGSAINTATVSKIDGTQSGTGSETEKASGAAADNVPKHQFPHFMEENKIAVS from the exons ATGAGTTCCAAAAGGTGCCGCGTGGAGGAAACtaaaatctgtgagaaatgCTGTGCAGAATTCTTTGTTCTCTCTGAATTCCTTGAGCATAAGAAAAATTGCACTAAAAATCCACCTGTTCTAATCATGAATGACAGTGAGGGAACAGTACCCCCTGAGAGCTTCTCTGAAGCTTCTCTAGGGAACTTCCCAAGTGACCGAATGGATAGCAGGACACGCAAGGACATTCAGGCAAAGGGCTGCACTGGTTCTatggaaaagagagaaggaaaaacgGATGCTGAATCAGTTGGAGGAATGTACCTTAAAATAGAACCCCCTGTCACGCCTGCGGCTCCTGGGCTAAGCTATCTACCAAAATCCAAAGTACCAAACACTAATGTGACTTTGCAGACGATACGTGGCACTAAAGTGGCTGTGAACCAGCGGACCTCCGATGCCATCTCTTCCTCAGCAGCCAGTTTCAATGCTATCCCCATGATCCTGGAGCAGCTCGtgtgtttgcagcagcagcaactccAGCAGATTCAGCTGACGGAGCAGATCCGCATTCAGATTGCCATGATGGCTCCCCATGCCCTGCATCCTTCTATAGCAGCTGCTACTGATCCACTAAAAGCTCTGGGCGCTCACATGTCTCAGCAGCTGTCGGCTGCTGTGGCTTTAATTGGACAGAAAGCTGGAAGCCAGAGCCTATCACTGGAATCCTTGAAGCAAGGAAAACTACCTCATTCTAACACTGGCATTGCAGCCGCCAGCTCGCTGGCTGCTGGGctgtcctcctccttccccctgaAGCCAGAGGGAAGCCGAAGCCTCCCCGGCTCCATTTCTCAGTTCCCGAATCCTTTGCTACCTCAGTCCTCCAACTCCGTCATCTTCCAGAATCCGCTTTCGGCTGTTTCTTCTGTAATAGATTCCTcaaagaaggggaaggggaaaccTCCCAACATTAGCGTGTCTGAAAGCAAACCGAATGCAGAAGAGCCGTTCTTCAAACACAAGTGTAAATTCTGTGGGAAGGTCTTTGGCAATGACAGTGCCCTGCAGATCCACCTCCGCTCCCACACCGGAGAAAGGCCCTACAAGTGTAACATCTGTGGGAACCGCTTCACAACCAAAGGAAACCTTAAAGTGCATTTTCAGCGTCACAAAGACAAATACCCTCACATAAAGATGAATCCTTACCCGGTTCCTGAGCACCTGGACAATGTTCCCACTAGCACTGGAATCCCGTACGGGATGTCTGTGCCACTGGATGAGTCTAACCTAATTGTGGATAGCAAACCTCTCCTGACAACTCTGCCTACCTCTGCGGCCACGGGTGCACCTCAGACCATCTCCAGCCTAGCAGGCATTAAGGAGTCTCTGCCTGGTACGTTCTCAAGTGATCTGCAGTCAAGGCCGTCTCCAGAAAGTGAGGGTGGCTCCTCCTCATCGGGGGCAGTCGGCCATGAGTCGGGAACAGAGCAGAGCTTGAGCTCACCACAAGCCACCTGCAGTGTGAGCATCTTCCATGTAAGTGGGTCAAACGAGCAGGGCTCAGAGACGTCAAAGCTTCAGCAACTGGTTGAAAATATCGACAAATCTACTGCGGACCCCAACGAGTGCCTGATCTGTCACAGAGTGCTGAGCTGCCAGAGTTCACTCAAAATGCATTATCGTACtcacaccggggagaggccgTTCAAGTGTAAGATCTGTGGCCGTGCTTTCTCCACTAAAGGGAACCTTAAAACTCACTACGGCGTCCACCGGGCCAATACTCCTTTGAAGATGCAACATTCGTGTCCTATTTGCCAGAAGAAGTTTACAAATGCagttgtgctgcagcagcataTCCGCATGCACATGGGGGGACAGATCCCCAACACGCCAATGCCAGAGAACACCTGCGACAGCACCGATGTGGATCCTGCTGTGGCTGAGAAGAACGGAGACATCAGTCGCCAAGATGAGACCGTGGAAAGCATAGAGATGGAAGAGGACATGGACGCTCAGGATGGCCCCAGGAGTTCTTCAAAACCTCCTACTCCGTATGATGCACAATCAGAGTCGCCAGCCACGGCAGCCTCCTTCTCTGGTGTTACTGCCCTGGAGAATCAGATGAAGATCGTCACCTCTTTGAATTTGCAGCGGCAAAGCAGTTTGAAGTCTAGTGACAATGGCTCAGCAGAAAGCGATGGCATGACAAATGATTCGTCTTCTGTGGCAGGAGATCCAGATTATCAGAATGGCAGGAGTCCTGCTGCCTCTGAGTCCGCGTCTCTCCAGGCTCTGTCCCCAGCCAACAGCCAAGCTGAGAGCGTGAGGTCAAAGTCACCTGCCTTCAACAGTCAGGAAGATTCAGGCACGGGAAATAAAACAGAGGGTCCTGAGagtgctcctgcagaaatggaAGGGGTTGTTGGTGCTTTGGATTTAACTTACGGCAACATTGGTCGGAAGGTCATTAAAGAAGAACCCGGGTTACACTTTGCAAATGGAGAATATG GTCGAAGTAGTATTCCAGCTGCTTTTGTGAGAGCCTCCCCAGCCCTGATAAAGATGGAGATGCCCAGCGATCGCCCCATTAGCACTGGCCATTTCATTGGCCCACCAGCTCTGTCCCCTGGGGTTGCCCCTCTCCTCGTGCCACGACCCAAGTTCTGCCGTCCCGCCAAACAGCACATCTGCACTACCTGTGGGAAGAACTTCTCCTCTGCCAGCGCCCTGCAGATCCATGAGCGGACCCACACTGGGGAGAAGCCATTTGCCTGCACCATCTGTGGGAGAGCCTTCACCACAAAAGGAAACCTGAAG GTCCATGTGGGAACTCACATGTGGAATAACTCTGCCAGGCGGGGAAGAAGGCTTTCGATTGATAATCCCATGGCTCTGCTGGGGAATGATCCCAAGAAGATATCTGACATGTTCCCAAAGGATGTGttcccagtgcctccctcaGCGAGCATTGACCCCACGGTGTGGAATCAGTACGCAGCAGTGCTCAGCAATGGCATCGCCATGAAGACCAACGAGATCTCGGTGATCCAGAGCGGTGGTTTGCCCACCCTCCCGGTCACCATCGGGGGTGGCTCGGCCATAAACACTGCTACAGTCTCCAAAATAGATGGGACCCAGTCTGGGACTGGTTCTGAAACAGAGAAGGccagtggtgctgctgcagacaaTGTGCCAAAACACCAGTTCCCTCACTTCATGGAGGAGAACAAAATTGCTGTTAGTTAA